ATGGATGACGGGACTGTTAAAATATTTACAGGATATCGTGCACAACATAATGATGCTGTTGGTCCAACGAAAGGTGGAATTCGCTTCCATCCGAATGTAACTGAAAATGAAGTGAAAGCACTTTCTATTTGGATGAGCTTAAAATGTGGTATTGTTGATTTACCATATGGTGGAGGTAAAGGTGGAATTATTTGTGATCCACGTGAAATGTCTTTCCGTGAATTAGAAAGATTAAGTCGTGGTTATGTACGAGCAATTAGCCAAATTGTGGGTCCTACAAAAGATATTCCGGCTCCAGACGTATTTACAAACTCTCAAATCATGGCATGGATGATGGATGAGTATAGCCGTATTGATGAATTTAATTCACCAGGATTTATTACAGGTAAACCGCTTGTATTAGGTGGATCACATGGACGTGAAACAGCGACTGCGAAAGGTGTAACAATTTGTATTCGTGAAGCTGCAAAAAAACGTGGCATTGATATTAAAGGTGCACGTGTTGTTGTTCAAGGATTCGGTAATGCAGGTAGCTTCTTAGCTAAATTTATGCATGATGCTGGTGCAAAAGTAATTGCAATTTCAGATGCTTACGGTGCGCTTCATGATCCAAATGGATTGGATATTGACTACTTACTTGACCGTCGCGATAGTTTCGGTACAGTAACAAAATTATTTAATAATACAATTTCAAACAAAGAATTGTTAGAGCTTGATTGCGACATTTTAGTTCCAGCCGCAATTGAAAACCAAATTACAGAAGAGAATGCTGCTAATATTAAAGCGAAAATCGTAGTTGAAGCTGCAAATGGTCCGACGACATTAGAAGCAACTAAAATCTTAACTGATCGTGGTATTTTACTTGTTCCGGATGTATTAGCAAGTGCTGGTGGTGTTACAGTATCTTACTTTGAGTGGGTACAAAATAACCAAGGTTACTACTGGACAGAGGAAGAAGTAGAACAACGTTTAGAAAAAGTAATGGTAAGATCATTTGATTCCATTTATGAAACATCACAAGTTCGTAAAGTAAACATGCGTTTAGCTGCGTATATGGTTGGTGTTCGTAAAATGGCAGAAGCTAGCCGATTCAGAGGCTGGGTATAAAAGACACTATTTAGAGCAAACGTGATTTCCTTTCATGGAAATCACGTTTTTTTGTTGAAGTGAATAATCGTAAAAGCTGTTAAAAAGGAAGCTTAAGAGTAATAAAACAGATAGATAGATTAGAAAAGAATGATGTAAAGACATAGGAATCCTGTATTTTTTGTTTGGGTAGTTACTATATTATAGGTTGATGATACTTATCATGATTGGGATTGTTTTTCTGCATTAGATAAGAAAAATAAAAAAACTAAAAGAACGCTTGTTCTATACGAACGTTTGTGCTACAATCTCTTTAGACAAACAAAATGGAAACGAAATAAGGAGAGGTTAATGATGAAAATGACAGTAGACCAAAGATTTATGATGCCAGCAGATGTTGTAGAGCGAGTGGAAGTTTTACGAAATAAACATAGTAAGCGCACATCATTATTACAATCAGTAAATAAATTCTTCGGATTAAATACGAAGGAAGATTGTGTTTGGTTTTACGGTTTTTATGGAGTGGCTGTAAGTATTTTATTATTTATGGTATTCACATCAAATATTTTCGATTTTCTCTTCGCATAAGAAATATGCTATATGGACATAGTCGTTGAATACATATGTAAGGAAGAAAGGTAATTTTCTAGAGCGGAGTTGATAGCGATGGCGATGTTCCCTATAGAGCGCAACTATATTGGATACGGAAGTTCACGACCAGGAATCCCTCTTTCGAAGGTAAGGTTTATTGTTAGTCATGATACGGGAAATCCTGGTAGCAATGCGATAGGAAATCGGGATTATTTTAATGAAATACAACCGAAAGCTTCAGCGCATACATTTATAGATGATAAAACAATATTAGAAATTATCCCGATAAATGAAGTGGCATATCATGTTCGATATAATGTGCCGACTGATAATGATTTATATGGTTATGATGCGAATAAGGCGGCTATTGGGGTTGAACTTTGTTACGGGGGCGATGTTAACTTCTGGGAAGCATACAATCGTTTCACATGGTATCACGCTTATTTATGTCAAAATTTCGGTTTAAATCCTAAAACGGATATTGTATCACACAAAACACTCGATCCAACTCGGAAAATAGACCCTGAAAATGTATTAGGGCAACAAGGAATTAAATTTCGGCAGTTTTTAGCAGATGTCTATCGGATGTATGTCTCGTTTAGATGACAAATATATGAAAAATGAATACAATAAAGATAGGTGCCTACTGCTGAAAGTAGGTTTTTTCTTGTTTATCTAAATAGAATCAGAGGCAGAAGACTAGGAGTGAGCCGAGTATGCAAAAAGAAATAGCTATTATAATTGGGGGCGGTCCATGCGGATTGGCAGCGGCAATTTCGTTGCAACAAGCAGGGATTGATTCGTTAGTAATTGAAAAAGGGAATATTGTAAATGCCATTTATAATTACCCAACTCATCAAACATTTTTCTCCTCTAGTGAAAAGTTAGAAATTGGTGACGTTGCTTTTATTACAGAAAATCGTAAGCCGGTTCGTAATCAAGCGCTTGCGTATTATCGTGAAGTGGTAAAGCGTAAAGAGGTACGCGTACATGCATTTGAACGTGTAGAGCAAGTTCAAAAAGATGGTGATTTTTTTAAAGTTGATACGATGAAACGTGACGGAAATAAAGAGACTTATACAGCAAAATACATTGTAGTAGCAACGGGATACTATGATAATCCAAATTATATGAATGTTCCGGGTGAGCAGTTGGAGAAAGTGTCTCATTATTTTAAAGAGGGACATCCTTATTTTGACCGTGATGTCGTTGTAATAGGTGGGAAAAACTCAAGTGTAGATGCGGCGTTAGAGCTTGTTAAAGCTGGAGCGCGTGTAACGGTGCTATACAGAGGGGAAGAATACTCGCAAAGTATTAAACCATGGATATTACCTGAATTTGAAGCGTTAGTACGAAACGGGACAATTCAGATGCATTTTCATGCTCATGTAAAAGAAATTGCAGAACACACGCTTACGTTTACAGTAGATGAGGAAACATTTACAATTCAAAATGATTTTGTCTTTGCGATGACTGGTTATCATCCAGATCATAGCTTCTTAACAAAAATGGGAGTTAAGATTGATGAAGAAACAGGACGTCCAATTTATATGGAAGAAAAAATGGAAACAAATGTTGAAAATATCTTTATCGCTGGTGTTATTGCGGCTGGAAATAATGCAAATGAAATATTCATTGAAAACGGAAGGTTTCATGGAGAAGTGATTGCACAAACAATTGTATCAAGAGAACGAAAATAAGCTGTCGAAATTCGACAGCTTATTTTTTAATTATGCATAAACATGCTTTGGATTTTTTCTTGAGAATGTGCATTCTCTAACGCGACTAGTAATTTGATACGAGCCTTTTGTGCATTTAAACCGTATGTGAAAACAACGCCCATATCTTTAAGTTGTTTTCCGCCACCTTCATAGGAATACACATCTTGAACGATTCCGTTAAAGCAACGAGAAACGAGAACGATTGGAATACCTTTGTTTCTTAATCGCCCTAGACTAGGGAGTGTTCTTGGTGGTAAATTACCTTGTCCAAGCGCTTCGATTACAATTCCATCTACTGGAAGTGTTTCGATTGCGGCTAACAATGTATCATCCATACCAGCATATGCTTTTAAAACGACAACATTTTTAGTGATTTGTCTAACTGCATATGTTTCATGATGTACTAAAGCGTGATGGAAAACAACGCCGCGTTTTGTTACCATACCAATTGGACCGTATTGTGGGCTTTGGAATGTTGCAACATTACTTGTGTGTGTCTTCGTTACGTTTGTAGCGCAGTGAATTTCATCATTTAACACAACGAGAACACCTTTTCCGGCGGCTTCTTTACTGTTCGCTACTTTTACAGCGGATAAGAAATTATATAGGCCATCGGCGCCTAATTCGTTGCTTGAACGCATTGCGCCTGTAACAACAATCGGGATGTTTGCTTGTACTGTTAAATCAAGAAAATATGCTGTTTCTTCTAATGTATCCGTACCATGTGTAATGACTACGCCATGAATGTCGTCTTGTTTTACTCTCTCATCAATGATGACTTGTAATTGTAACATTTCACTTGGAGTCATATGAGGAGATGGAAGATGGAAGATATCTTCAACAATTAAATCAATATCGTCCTCTAAATCAGGAATAAATTTTAAAAGAGGATTTTGTTTCCCTGGTTGTACAACCCCAGTTTCTTTATCTTCCTCCATTGCAATTGTTCCACCTGTATGTAAAACTAGGATTTTTTTCAATGCGATACCCCTTTCAAGTTGAAAAATACATTTAGAACATAACATGTTTTTAGTAAATTCGACAATGAAAATGTATAAAAGTTTGTGTAGAAAATGACAATAAGTTTAATTACTTTGTTTACGTTATATAAAGGGGATAGTAGATTTTGTTTTCTCCTTTTGTTTTCATGAGTTATGGTGTGAAAATGTAGAAGAAAAGGAGCGATCTTTTTGAAAAAAATGGAGAGAGTGCTAATTCGTGTCCTATTGATTCAATTTATTTGTCTTTGCATTGTACAATTGCTCTTTATGCATGAATCTTCAATTAAATATTTGTCGAAAATTATTTATTATGAAGGTGTTATGACAAAATATACAACAGATATTTTACAGGTGAATAAGTAGTTTTCATTTTCTTCTAGAGTGGAGTGTGCTACAATAATTGAGGATTTATTGGCGTAAAACAAACAAGAAGAAGCAGGGAATATACCTGCTTTTCGTTTTGTTTTATAAGTGAAAAAATGAGGTGTTACAATGGATAAACGAATTTCAATTGCTATAGATGGTCCAGCTGCCGCTGGGAAAAGTACAGTTGCAAAAGTTGTTGCAAAAGAACTTTCGTACGTTTATATTGATACAGGCGCAATGTATCGCACTCTTACATATGCAGCTCTTGAACAAAATATCGATATTGAAAATGAAGAAAAATTGATGAAAGTTTTAAAAAACGTAAATATTGAATTTCAACAAGGTGAACAGACACAACTTGTATTTTTAAATGAACAAGATGTCTCTGAAGTAATTCGTACACCAGATGTAACGAATCGTGTATCAATTGTTGCGAAGCATCGCCTGGTTCGTGAAGAAATGGTACGTCGACAACAAGAATTAGCAAAAAAAGGCGGCGTAGTAATGGATGGTCGTGATATTGGTACGCATGTATTACCAGATGCTGAAGTGAAAATCTTCATGCTTGCTTCTGTGGATGAGAGAGCGGAAAGAAGACATTTAGAAAATATGAATAAAGGCTTCGCTTCTAATTTAGAGCAATTAAAAAAAGAAATCGCTCAGCGTGATAAATTGGATTCAGAGCGTGAAGTTTCTCCGTTAAAAAAAGCCGATGATGCTTTGGAATTAGATACAACTTCTCTATCAATTGAAGAAGTAGTTCAAAAAATCATGGGGATTGTTTCGGGAGTGTTTGCAAAATAAAGAAAGGGGAATATCCTCTTTCTTTTTTGGTTTTTTTAGTGTAAAAGCTATGTGAATTGTGAGTCGCATTTCTTGACAAATTAGTGGATTTATAGGAAGTTAGTTAAAGAGGGAGAGAACTGTCAGAATATATTCGCTATTATATTTCAAAACATACTTTATTCAAGACGATTTTGCTGTATACTATTTATATAGGTTTAATATATTTTCTTGCAAAATGCACTGTAAATGAGTATGTGCTGATAAATTCTTATAACATGCAAATGAAAGCATTTGTTTTCATTTCCTATATACATAAAAAGCTTTGTCAATTCTGTAAGGAGGTATTTCCATGGTAGAAAAAATGAATGAAGAAGTTGTGAATTCAAAAGCATTACAAGTTGGTGACGTTGTTACGGGTTCTGTAACGAAAGTGGAAGAAAAACAGGTACTTGTAAATGTTGGATACAAAACAGATGGTGTGATTCCTATTAGTGAATTAGCTAACGTTCATATTGAAAAGGCAAGCGATGTTGTAGAATTAGATCAAACTCTTGAATTGAAAATTATTAAATTAGAAGATGATGATCTTGTATTATCTAAGCGAGCTGTTGATGCAGAAAAAGCATGGGTAGAATTACAAGAGAAATTTACTTCTGGTCAAGTATTTGATGTTACTGTAAAAGATATTGTGAATGGTGGTTTAGTTGTGGACCTTGGTGTTCGTGGATTTATTCCAGCTTCACTTGTAGAAGTGCATTATGTAGAAGACTTTACTGAATATAAAGGAAAAACACTAGCGGTGAAAATCGTTGAATTAGATCGTGAAAAAAATCGTGTTATTCTTTCGCATAAAGCAGTAGTAGAACAAGAACTAGATTCGAAGAAAAAAGAAGCGATTTCTTCTTTAAAAGAAGGAGATATTGTGGAAGGTACAGTACAGCGATTAACTGATTTTGGTGCTTTTGTTAACGTTGGTGGTGTTGATGGATTAGTTCATATTTCGCAAATTTCCCACGATCGTGTGGAGCAACCTTCTGAAGTGCTAGAACAAGGACAAAAAGTGAAAGTAAAAGTATTATCTGTTGATGCTGATACGCAGCGTATTTCTTTGTCAATTAAAGCCGCTCAACCAGGACCTTGGGGAAATGTTGCTGCTGAAATAAAAGCAGGAGCTGTTCGAGATGGAATAGTGAAGCGTATTGTTACATTCGGTGCTTTCGTTGAAATTTTACCAGGTGTAGAAGGACTTGTGCATGTGTCGCAAATTGCAAATCGTCATGTGAAGAATCCGAATGAAGTACTAGAGATGGGACAGGAAGTAAAAGTGAAAGTACTTGAAGTGCATGTAGCAGAAAAACGTATTTCTTTAAGTATAAAAGAAGCACTTGAAGAAAATAATGTAGTAGAGGATTATAGCCAATATGAGCCAAACTCTGATTCTGCAACGTTCCAATTAAGCGATATTATCGGTGAACAACTGAAAAAATTAAAGAAATAAAGAGGGGTACAAGTGGTAAGGGCAAAACGTAAATTAGAACATATTGAATATGCTCTTTCCACTGGACAGTCTCGTACACATGGCTTTCATGACATTGATTTTGTGCATCAAAGCTTGCCAAATTCAAGTTATGAAAGTATTACATGTGAAACAAAAATCGGCGAACTTTCACTAAGTTCGCCGATTTTTATCAATGCGATGACTGGTGGTGGAGGAGAACAAACATTACATATTAATGAACAATTAGCATCTGTAGCGAAACATCATAAGCTTGCGATGGCTGTGGGTTCACAAATGGCAGCGTTAAAAGATGAGAGCGAAGCCGCTTCATTTAGAATAGTTAGAAAAGTGAATCCAAATGGGATTGTTTTTGCAAACTTAGGTAGTGAAGCGACAGTTGAACAGGCGAAGTATGCAGTTGATATGATTGAAGCAGATGCATTACAAATTCATTTGAATGTAATTCAAGAACTAACAATGCCAGAAGGTGATCGGGATTTTACTGGTGTACTAGAACGGATTGAAAAGGTTACTTTAAATTGTGAAGTTCCCGTTATAGTTAAAGAAGTAGGTTTTGGGATGAGTAAAGAAACAGTACAACAGCTGGCCAATATAGGCGTCACAGCGATTGATATTGGTGGACAAGGTGGTACGAATTTTGCTGCTGTGGAAAATGAAAGAAGACAGCGAATGCTTTCTTATTTTAATAACTGGGGCATTCAGACAGCTACCTCATTAATAGAAGCATCCTCTACAAATAATAACCTCTCTCTCATTGCATCTGGTGGTATACAAACAGCGCTTGATGTCGCAAAAGCAATTGCGTTAGGAGCGCAGACGACCGCTTTTGCTGGATATTTTTTACGCATTTTAATGCAAGATGGTGTCGAGAAGTTAATGAATGAAATAGAGATTTTACATATGGATTTACAATTTATTATGACAGCCCTTGGTGCGAGAACGATAGAAGAATTACAACGAGTACCTCTTGTTGTGAAAGGTGAAACATACCATTGGTTATCGCAAAGAGGAATTGATACTACACGTTATAGTAGGAGATAATTTATTATGCATGAAAGTGTTCCTATTTATGTATAGTTTTATGTGTAAAAGCTTGAAGAAAAGCACTAAACGAAAAAACAGCCAGAAATTGGCTGTTTTTTTGTTTAGTGCTGATTTTGTTTTCGAGCTTGTTCTGGTGTATCAAGACTTGTTGCACCAGGATATTGAAGTGATTGGTCACGATCAGATTCAACACGGCGTGATTCGCGTAGTTTTCGTTCTTGGCGGTCTTTACCCATTGTTCATAACACCTCCTTATTAAAAGTGTTGCTGTTATCAGAAAAACTATGCAAAAAGAAGAACAGGATTAACTTTCATAAAAAGTTCCCATAATGGAAATCATAGGGGGTGAAATAATGGATGGAAGTTATTTTTATTTTGTAGCTTGGATGGGCTGGATCGTTGTAACGTTTTTTATGAAAAAGGAATCTATCAGGTGGAAAATAAGTGCTGTTATATTAGTTTTTATTATTTGTTCACCAATCAATATGTCGATTGCTTCTTTCACTGTATCAGTAAATGCTCTTTTACTTAGTATCATTTCATTTTTAGGGATTACACTATATTCTTTTTGGAAAAAATTATACGCCGTCCTTTCAGCACTTATTATCGCTATGTTATATACAAGTTTTCATTTGTTAGAAGTATATGATCCGATTTGGATAGTGGTGGACCGAATCTTTATGGTAAGTGGTGCTCTCGTATATGCATCAGTTTTATTGCACGGGGATCGTTTGTTACGCTTATGCTCTTTATATGTAGGGATGCTACAAGGAGAGCTATTAGTAACATTTATTTTCCGTAAATTACATTTTCCTTATGAATTTGGTAGTTTGGCGTTTTTTGATATCATCGCTGTTTCTACTTTATTCATGGTGATTTTATATTGTATTGCAAAAGCGTCAGTGTATACAGAACAACTTAAGAAAAAAACACGTAAAAGAAAGGCAAGGGTAATACATGACTGAATATACACCAGCCATTTTGTGTGGCGTAATTGCGGGAACAGTAACGCGAGTTTTAATGCTTCGTACAGATACGAGGCAATACCCTACAAGGTTACACGGGAAAATAATTCATATTGCTATGGGATTAATTGCGGCAGCTTTGGGTGCAATCGCAATTCCATCTATTTTGAAAAAAGATTTTTCTGCAATTACTTTTCTTACATTAGCAGCGACTCAATTTCGTGATGTGCGCAATATGGAAAGAAATACGCTTCAACAATTAGATGGATATGAGCTTGTACCACGTGGCAATACATATATTGAAGGGATTGCTTTAGTATTTGAAAGTCGTAACTATTTGGCTATGTTAACATCGTTTGTGACAACATTTGCTTATATCGGATTTCATTCATGGATTGCGGGGGTAATTGCAGGTATAGCAGGCTTTTTCATTGCAAAAACATTGATGTCTGGTAAACGACTTCATGACCTTGTAGAGATTGAGCATGTTCCTCTTCGTTTTGAAGGAGCTGGTCTTTATATCGATAATATTTATATTATGAATATTGGATTACCTGCAAGGCAAGAAGAAATTATGAAGTATGGAATGGGGTTTATTTTAAAGCCAAAGTCTATTGATGCTCGAGTCACGATAGCGAATTTAGGCCAACGTCAAGCGATTTTACACGATGTATCTGTAGCGTTAGGTGTATACAGAGATTCTGGGACACCAGCTCTTGTACCGTTAGCTAAGCGTGATCTGGAGGATGGAAGAGTCGGTG
The DNA window shown above is from Bacillus clarus and carries:
- the gudB gene encoding NAD-specific glutamate dehydrogenase, which encodes MVAEKGTQTKTQQQREQHFELLNSTQIVINEALEKLGYPNEVYELLKEPVRMMTVKIPVRMDDGTVKIFTGYRAQHNDAVGPTKGGIRFHPNVTENEVKALSIWMSLKCGIVDLPYGGGKGGIICDPREMSFRELERLSRGYVRAISQIVGPTKDIPAPDVFTNSQIMAWMMDEYSRIDEFNSPGFITGKPLVLGGSHGRETATAKGVTICIREAAKKRGIDIKGARVVVQGFGNAGSFLAKFMHDAGAKVIAISDAYGALHDPNGLDIDYLLDRRDSFGTVTKLFNNTISNKELLELDCDILVPAAIENQITEENAANIKAKIVVEAANGPTTLEATKILTDRGILLVPDVLASAGGVTVSYFEWVQNNQGYYWTEEEVEQRLEKVMVRSFDSIYETSQVRKVNMRLAAYMVGVRKMAEASRFRGWV
- a CDS encoding DUF3961 domain-containing protein; its protein translation is MMKMTVDQRFMMPADVVERVEVLRNKHSKRTSLLQSVNKFFGLNTKEDCVWFYGFYGVAVSILLFMVFTSNIFDFLFA
- a CDS encoding peptidoglycan recognition protein family protein, whose protein sequence is MAMFPIERNYIGYGSSRPGIPLSKVRFIVSHDTGNPGSNAIGNRDYFNEIQPKASAHTFIDDKTILEIIPINEVAYHVRYNVPTDNDLYGYDANKAAIGVELCYGGDVNFWEAYNRFTWYHAYLCQNFGLNPKTDIVSHKTLDPTRKIDPENVLGQQGIKFRQFLADVYRMYVSFR
- a CDS encoding YpdA family putative bacillithiol disulfide reductase is translated as MQKEIAIIIGGGPCGLAAAISLQQAGIDSLVIEKGNIVNAIYNYPTHQTFFSSSEKLEIGDVAFITENRKPVRNQALAYYREVVKRKEVRVHAFERVEQVQKDGDFFKVDTMKRDGNKETYTAKYIVVATGYYDNPNYMNVPGEQLEKVSHYFKEGHPYFDRDVVVIGGKNSSVDAALELVKAGARVTVLYRGEEYSQSIKPWILPEFEALVRNGTIQMHFHAHVKEIAEHTLTFTVDEETFTIQNDFVFAMTGYHPDHSFLTKMGVKIDEETGRPIYMEEKMETNVENIFIAGVIAAGNNANEIFIENGRFHGEVIAQTIVSRERK
- a CDS encoding asparaginase; amino-acid sequence: MKKILVLHTGGTIAMEEDKETGVVQPGKQNPLLKFIPDLEDDIDLIVEDIFHLPSPHMTPSEMLQLQVIIDERVKQDDIHGVVITHGTDTLEETAYFLDLTVQANIPIVVTGAMRSSNELGADGLYNFLSAVKVANSKEAAGKGVLVVLNDEIHCATNVTKTHTSNVATFQSPQYGPIGMVTKRGVVFHHALVHHETYAVRQITKNVVVLKAYAGMDDTLLAAIETLPVDGIVIEALGQGNLPPRTLPSLGRLRNKGIPIVLVSRCFNGIVQDVYSYEGGGKQLKDMGVVFTYGLNAQKARIKLLVALENAHSQEKIQSMFMHN
- a CDS encoding YpfB family protein, with the translated sequence MKKMERVLIRVLLIQFICLCIVQLLFMHESSIKYLSKIIYYEGVMTKYTTDILQVNK
- the cmk gene encoding (d)CMP kinase — its product is MDKRISIAIDGPAAAGKSTVAKVVAKELSYVYIDTGAMYRTLTYAALEQNIDIENEEKLMKVLKNVNIEFQQGEQTQLVFLNEQDVSEVIRTPDVTNRVSIVAKHRLVREEMVRRQQELAKKGGVVMDGRDIGTHVLPDAEVKIFMLASVDERAERRHLENMNKGFASNLEQLKKEIAQRDKLDSEREVSPLKKADDALELDTTSLSIEEVVQKIMGIVSGVFAK
- the rpsA gene encoding 30S ribosomal protein S1 encodes the protein MVEKMNEEVVNSKALQVGDVVTGSVTKVEEKQVLVNVGYKTDGVIPISELANVHIEKASDVVELDQTLELKIIKLEDDDLVLSKRAVDAEKAWVELQEKFTSGQVFDVTVKDIVNGGLVVDLGVRGFIPASLVEVHYVEDFTEYKGKTLAVKIVELDREKNRVILSHKAVVEQELDSKKKEAISSLKEGDIVEGTVQRLTDFGAFVNVGGVDGLVHISQISHDRVEQPSEVLEQGQKVKVKVLSVDADTQRISLSIKAAQPGPWGNVAAEIKAGAVRDGIVKRIVTFGAFVEILPGVEGLVHVSQIANRHVKNPNEVLEMGQEVKVKVLEVHVAEKRISLSIKEALEENNVVEDYSQYEPNSDSATFQLSDIIGEQLKKLKK
- the fni gene encoding type 2 isopentenyl-diphosphate Delta-isomerase, yielding MVRAKRKLEHIEYALSTGQSRTHGFHDIDFVHQSLPNSSYESITCETKIGELSLSSPIFINAMTGGGGEQTLHINEQLASVAKHHKLAMAVGSQMAALKDESEAASFRIVRKVNPNGIVFANLGSEATVEQAKYAVDMIEADALQIHLNVIQELTMPEGDRDFTGVLERIEKVTLNCEVPVIVKEVGFGMSKETVQQLANIGVTAIDIGGQGGTNFAAVENERRQRMLSYFNNWGIQTATSLIEASSTNNNLSLIASGGIQTALDVAKAIALGAQTTAFAGYFLRILMQDGVEKLMNEIEILHMDLQFIMTALGARTIEELQRVPLVVKGETYHWLSQRGIDTTRYSRR
- a CDS encoding YpzI family protein; its protein translation is MGKDRQERKLRESRRVESDRDQSLQYPGATSLDTPEQARKQNQH
- a CDS encoding YphA family membrane protein, which codes for MDGSYFYFVAWMGWIVVTFFMKKESIRWKISAVILVFIICSPINMSIASFTVSVNALLLSIISFLGITLYSFWKKLYAVLSALIIAMLYTSFHLLEVYDPIWIVVDRIFMVSGALVYASVLLHGDRLLRLCSLYVGMLQGELLVTFIFRKLHFPYEFGSLAFFDIIAVSTLFMVILYCIAKASVYTEQLKKKTRKRKARVIHD
- a CDS encoding YIEGIA family protein; translated protein: MTEYTPAILCGVIAGTVTRVLMLRTDTRQYPTRLHGKIIHIAMGLIAAALGAIAIPSILKKDFSAITFLTLAATQFRDVRNMERNTLQQLDGYELVPRGNTYIEGIALVFESRNYLAMLTSFVTTFAYIGFHSWIAGVIAGIAGFFIAKTLMSGKRLHDLVEIEHVPLRFEGAGLYIDNIYIMNIGLPARQEEIMKYGMGFILKPKSIDARVTIANLGQRQAILHDVSVALGVYRDSGTPALVPLAKRDLEDGRVGVFVLPQDNDVEKAIGVIGNVPTLESAVHMSSEAPKGRGDAR